CGCCGGCTGATCGACTCCCGTCTTGCCGCCGATCGAGCTGTCGACCTGGGCGAGCAGCGAAGTCGGCACTCCCACCCACGCCACTCCACGCAGCCACGTCGCCGCCGCGAAGCCCGCGAGATCGCCGATCACTCCGCCGCCGAGCGCCACCACCACGTCACCTCGCCCCAGGTCCTGATCGGCGAATCCGCGCCACAGCCGCTCGAGCGATGCCACCCGCTTGGTCGTCTCTCCGGCCGGCAGCACGTGCAGCTCGGGTTCGAGACCGGCATGTCGCAGCGTGCGGAGCGCACGCGGCGCGTAGAGCCTCGCGACGTTGCGGTCGCTCACCACGGCGACGCGGCGAGCCCCGGGAAGTTCCCGCCGGATTCGGCGCCCGAGAAGATCGAGCGCTCCGCGCGCGATCACCACGCGGCTCGACATGGGACGTCCCGGTATTCGAACCAGAAGTTCGCGGCTCACGGGTCGCAGCATAGCGAGCGCATCGAAATCCGGCGAATCGAGCGCGCGTGCGGTGCGCGCCGGGCGGCTAGCGTCGCGGCTCGATCTTCAAGCGGTCGAGCTCGCCGCTGAGCCGCCGAATCTCGCGCTCGAGTTCGGCGATGCGCGCGGGTGAGCGCGTGGGACTCTCGTCCTCGAGCCACGAAGCATTCCAGGCCGCGGGCGCCTCGCGCGGCGCCTCGCCCAGCTCGACGGCGGTGTTCATTCCGACCTCTTCGCGCGCCCAGACGATCTCGGCGGAGGAACCCGGCGCGGCACTGGCCACCCAGCGCGCCAGCTGCTCCGGGTACTCGACGCGTTCACCTGCGAATGCGACGACGATGTCGCCGCCCCGCAGGCCGGCGCGCTCGGCGGGCCCGCCCGGGACCACGCGCTCGATGACCGCGCCGATCGGCGTGCGGCGGCCGCCCCGCGCGATGCTGCGAACGCTCACCGCACGCGTCGTCACCCCCAGGAAGGCGTGACGCACGAAGCCTTCGCGGCGCAACGACTCGAGCACCGGGCGGAGCACTTCCGGCGGCAGCACGAAGCTGGCTCCGGCGCCGCTGCGCTCTTCGGGGCTCTCGTCGGCGACCAGGTCCGGCGCGCCGATCTCGCCCTCGACGATGCCGACCAGCTCGCCGTGCACGTCGATCGCCGCCGCACCACTGTTTCCCGGATACACCGTGTTGGTCAGCTGGAGCAGCGTGCGACCGGGCTCGCGGTGAACGTAAGCGACGTTGCCGACCGATTGCGTTGCCTGGGCGCGATACGAAGTCCCGAGCGAGACCACCCAGTCGCCGGTGCGCGCGCCGCCGTGGGACGCGAACTTGATCACCGGCAGCCGGACGTCGGCGACGCGCAGCAGCGCGACGTTCGAAATCGCATCGGCTCCGACCACCTCGGCCTCCGCGACGATGCCATTCGAGGTCCGCACCACCACGCGTTGCGCTCCGAGCACCAGGCTCGCGACGGTCACGATTTCGTGATCGTCGATCGCCACACCCGAACCTACGCGCGAGCGCGGGCGCGCCTGAGCGTCACCCGCACGCTGGACGGAACGCTGCGCCATCACCGTGACCACCGAAGGTCGAGCGCGGCGCGCGATCTGGTCGACGTCGGTCTGGAGCGCGCTCAGCGTGCCCTGGGCACTCGTCACCGAGGGTGCGAGAGTTCCGAACAGGAGCACGCACGACATCGCGAGCCGCGCCACGGTCGCGAAACGGTGGCTCAGGAAGTGCGGAACTCGGGGCGCTCGCGTCAACCGGACTCCTAGAAGGTGATGGTCGCGGCCTCACCGTGCACGGTGGGCGGGGTGATGCGGGTGGTCGAGTGGGCGCGACCCTTGCGAATCGCGACCGGATCGAGCACGAACTCGA
This is a stretch of genomic DNA from Candidatus Eisenbacteria bacterium. It encodes these proteins:
- a CDS encoding PDZ domain-containing protein; this encodes MTRAPRVPHFLSHRFATVARLAMSCVLLFGTLAPSVTSAQGTLSALQTDVDQIARRARPSVVTVMAQRSVQRAGDAQARPRSRVGSGVAIDDHEIVTVASLVLGAQRVVVRTSNGIVAEAEVVGADAISNVALLRVADVRLPVIKFASHGGARTGDWVVSLGTSYRAQATQSVGNVAYVHREPGRTLLQLTNTVYPGNSGAAAIDVHGELVGIVEGEIGAPDLVADESPEERSGAGASFVLPPEVLRPVLESLRREGFVRHAFLGVTTRAVSVRSIARGGRRTPIGAVIERVVPGGPAERAGLRGGDIVVAFAGERVEYPEQLARWVASAAPGSSAEIVWAREEVGMNTAVELGEAPREAPAAWNASWLEDESPTRSPARIAELEREIRRLSGELDRLKIEPRR